The Chaetodon auriga isolate fChaAug3 chromosome 3, fChaAug3.hap1, whole genome shotgun sequence genome has a window encoding:
- the tmed5 gene encoding transmembrane emp24 domain-containing protein 5 codes for MEAARVLLCVLSVFAALVSERFAVLAAFSQSLDSDFTFTLPPGRKECFYQTMKRDASLEIEYQVLDGAGLDVDFFISSPSGQVLFSDYRKSDGVHTVETEDGDYMFCFDNTFSSVSEKIIFFELILDNMDTDEDPDDWKEYVHGTDILDMKLEDLMDTINNVKSRLGKSVQIQTVLRAFEARDRNLQESNYDRVNFWSVVNLIVMMLVSAVQVYLVRSLFEDKRKIRT; via the exons ATGGAGGCAGCCCGGGTACTTCTGTGCGTCCTCTCTGTATTTGCTGCTCTCGTCTCGGAGAGGTTTGCGGTGCTGGCTGCCTTCTCTCAGTCTCTGGACAGCGACTTCACATTCACTCTGCCCCCCGGTCGCAAGGAGTGTTTCTACCAGACCATGAAGAGAGATGCCTCTCTGGAGATTGAATATCAG GTATTAGATGGTGCAGGTCTTGATGTGgacttcttcatctcctctccttctggCCAAGTGCTGTTCAGTGACTACCGCAAGTCCGATGGAGTGCACAC TGTCGAAACTGAGGACGGAGACTACATGTTCTGCTTTGACAACACCTTCAGCTCCGTCTCCGAGAAGATCATCTTCTTTGAGTTGATCCTGGACAACATGGACACAGATGAAGACCCAGACGACTGGAAGGAGTACGTCCACGGAACAGACATACTGGACATGAAGTTGGAAGACCTTATG GACACCATCAACAACGTGAAGAGTCGCCTCGGGAAAAGCGTGCAGATCCAGACAGTGCTGCGGGCGTTCGAGGCTCGCGACAGAAACCTGCAGGAAAGTAACTATGACAGGGTGAACTTTTGGTCGGTGGTAAACCTCATTGTTATGATGTTGGTATCGGCGGTTCAGGTCTACCTCGTCCGCTCGCTGTTTGAAGATAAAAGGAAAATTCGTACATAA
- the dnm3a gene encoding dynamin 3a gives MGNRGMEELIPLVNRLQDALSSVGQDCSLHLPQIAVVGGQSSGKSSVLENFVGRDFLPRGSGIVTRRPLILQLLSGKAEYGEFFHCKGKKFTDFDEIRKEIETETCRLTGSNKGISPVPINLRIYSPHVLNLTLVDLPGITKVPVGDQPADIEYQIRDMIMQYICKENCLILAVTPANTDLANSDALKLAKDVDPQGLRTIGVITKLDLMDKGTDAREILENRLLPLRRGYIGLVNRSQKDIDGKKDIKAALLAEQKFFMSHPAYKHMAESMGTPYLQRMLNQQLTNHIRDTLPAFRLHLQSQLLAMNKEAEEYRQYSPDDPARRTKTLLQLVQHLAVDFEKLIEGSGDKVDTVSLSGGARINRIFHERFPNELVKIESDERALRREINYAIRNIHGVRTGLFTPDMAFEAIVKKQISRLKGPCIKFIDMVSQELITTVYQCISKLSSFPKLQDETERIVANEIQQQETKCRDQVLLLIDIQLAYINTKHEDFIGFTNAQQAYNQNNKKAVTGMAGNQGVAPLSRLIVIRKGWLTISNIGIMKGGAKEYWFILTAENLSWFKDDEEKEKKYMLPLDNLRLRDVEKGFMSSKFVFAIFNTELRNVYKDYRCLELACNSQEELDSWKASLLQAGVYPEKVTVDGQGNGAPENFTDPQLERQVEIIRKLVDSYMTIIYKTIKDLMPKTIMHLMINNVKEFISSELLAQLYALGECSALMDESPEQRQHREEVLCKHAALKEALAVIGKISTSTCTTPMPPPVDSSWIQPSGLTLSKKSVNSGKPAVRGHAPSAPRVPTHTGPAASMSADGLRQLAGQPNRAPPSVPRRHPPAIPNVK, from the exons ATGGGCAACCGCGGGATGGAGGAACTTATCCCGCTGGTCAACCGCCTCCAAGACGCCCTGAGCAGCGTGGGGCAGGACTGCAGCCTCCACCTGCCGCAGATCGCTGTGGTTGGAGGCCAGAGCTCAGGCAAGAGCTCCGTCCTGGAGAACTTTGTGGGCAG AGACTTCCTTCCACGGGGTTCAGGAATTGTCACTCGCAGACCTTTAATCCTCCAGCTGCTCAGTGGTAAAGCAG AGTATGGAGAATTTTTCCACTGTAAAGGAAAGAAGTTCACAGACTTTGATGAGATTCGCAAAGAGATTGAGACAGAGACGTGCAGACTCACAGGATCCAATAAAGGCATCTCTCCTGTCCCCATCAACCTCCGGATTTATTCACCACACG tgctGAACCTGACTCTTGTGGACCTGCCTGGCATCACCAAGGTGCCTGTAGGCGACCAGCCAGCAGACATAGAGTATCAGATACGAGACATGATCATGCAGTACATCTGTAAGGAAAACTGTCTCATCCTGGCTGTCACACCAGCCAACACTGACCTGGCCAACTCTGACGCACTCAAACTGGCCAAAGATGTTGACCCACAGG GCCTGCGGACGATTGGTGTAATCACTAAACTTGACCTGATGGACAAAGGCACAGATGCCCGGGAAATACTGGAGAACAGGTTGCTTCCACTACGCAGAG GTTACATAGGCCTGGTGAACCGCAGTCAGAAGGACATTGATGGGAAAAAGGATATTAAGGCAGCTCTGCTCGCAGAGCAGAAGTTCTTCATGTCCCATCCGGCCTACAAACACATGGCTGAAAGCATGGGCACGCCGTACCTGCAAAGAATGCTTAACCAG CAACTGACAAACCACATCCGGGACACTTTGCCAGCCTTCCGTCTTCATCTGCAGAGCCAGCTTCTGGCCATGAACAAAGAGGCTGAGGAGTACAGACAGTACAGTCCTGATGACCCTGCACGCAGGACCAAGACACTGCTTCA GTTAGTTCAGCACTTGGCTGTCGACTTTGAGAAGCTAATCGAGGGCTCAGGCGACAAGGTAGACACTGTTAGTCTGTCAGGGGGGGCTAGGATCAACCGAATCTTCCATGAGAGGTTCCCCAATGAACTggttaag atTGAGTCTGATGAGAGGGCGCTGCGGCGAGAGATCAACTATGCCATCAGAAACATCCATGGCGTCAG GACAGGTCTGTTCACTCCTGACATGGCCTTTGAAGCCATAGTGAAGAAACAGATCTCAAGGCTAAAGGGGCCGTGTATTAAATTTATTGACATGGTCAGCCAAGAACTAATCACCACTGTGTACCAGTGTATCAGCAAg CTCAGTTCCTTTCCCAAACTGCAAGACGAGACTGAGAGAATTGTAGCCAATGAAATACAACAGCAAGAGACTAAATGCCGGGACCAG GTCTTGTTGCTCATTGACATACAGCTTGCCTACATAAATACCAAACATGAGGATTTCATCGGCTTCACTAA cgCCCAGCAGGCgtacaaccaaaacaataaaaaggcTGTTACAGGGATGGCAGGAAACCAG GGTGTGGCCCCTCTGTCGAGGCTAATA GTCATACGCAAGGGCTGGCTGACCATCAGCAACATCGGCATCATGAAGGGTGGAGCCAAGGAATACTGGTTTATCCTCACTGCGGAGAACCTGTCCTGGTTCAAGGATGATGAG gagaaggagaagaagtaCATGCTTCCTCTGGACAACTTAAGGCTCAGAGATGTGGAGAAGGGCTTCATGTCCAGCAAATTTGTCTTTGCTATCTTCAACACAGAGttaag GAACGTGTATAAGGACTACAGATGCCTGGAGTTGGCCTGTAACTCTCAGGAGGAGTTGGACAGCTGGAAGGCGTCTCTGCTACAGGCTGGAGTCTACCCTGAGAAAGTCACC GTGGATGGGCAGGGAAATGGAGCGCCTGAAAACTTCACAGACCCCCAGCTGGAGCGTCAGGTGGAAATCATTCGGAAACTGGTTGACTCCTACATGACCATCATCTATAAGACCATCAAGGACTTAATGCCAAAGACCATTATGCACCTCATGATTAACAAC GTGAAGGAGTTCATTAGCTCTGAGCTCCTGGCCCAGCTCTACGCTCTGGGAGAATGCTCAGCGCTGATGGATGAGTCACCGGAGCAACGGCAGCACCGGGAGGAAGTGCTCTGCAAGCACGCCGCCCTGAAGGAGGCGCTCGCCGTCATTGGGAAgatctccacctccacctgcacgACCCCTATGCCTCCACCTGTAGACTCCTCCTGGATACAGCCCTCCgg TTTGACACTCTCGAAAAAGTCAGTGAACAGTGGCAAGCCAGCGGTTCGTGGCCATGCCCCGTCTGCTCCTCGGGTGCCCACTCACACTGGACCCGCTGCCTCCATGAGCGCTGATGGCCTTCGGCAGCTCGCTGGCCAACCCAACCGCGCTCCACCTAGCGTGCCAAG GAGGCATCCCCCAGCCATCCCAAATGTAAAATAA
- the pigc gene encoding phosphatidylinositol N-acetylglucosaminyltransferase subunit C: MGPDSTPGPAVPWRKVLWERQPYPDNYVDHRFLEELRRNEGIRQYRYWAVVKEAGFVGQQLSCVAIFITLWLYMEQGLLSPERLLWTSLVCALMGYGLHQALTSQVESGSELRTRMADLQSATIFLSFTFGFSPVLKTLTESVSTDTVYAMSAMMLLAHLVSFPYAHPSPPGSLSLNAALFASVCLASRLPGALHTFAMLSCALLVFALWPCLLQRLRENAPSQFTGLCVGVCIGGVGGLGSQWPGGAVLLALALGSVTLLCPLLLVRLQRHKDNIHGPWDEAEIREDLSHFLH, encoded by the exons aTGGGGCCAGACAGCACTCCGGGTCCAGCTGTGCCCTGGCGGAAGGTGCTGTGGGAGCGCCAGCCGTACCCTGATAACTATGTGGACCACCGGTTCCTGGAGGAATTACGGAGGAATGAGGGCATCCGGCAGTACCGCTACTGGGCTGTGGTAAAAGAAGCAGGCTTTGTGGGACAGCAGCTGTCCTGTGTGGCCATTTTTATCACCCTCTGGCTGTACATGGAGCAG GGTCTGCTGTCCCCGGAGAGGCTGTTGTGGACCAGCCTTGTCTGCGCCCTGATGGGTTATGGACTTCATCAAGCTTTGACGTCTCAAGTGGAATCAGGCAGTGAGCTCCGGACCCGTATGGCTGACTTACAGAGTGCCactatttttctttccttcacttttGGCTTTTCGCCAGTTCTAAAGACACTGACAGAGTCTGTGAGTACTGACACAGTATACGCTATGTCTGCTATGATGCTGCTTGCCCACCTGGTGTCATTCCCTTATGCCCACCCCTCACCCCCTGGCAGCCTCTCTCTAAACGCAGCCCTGTTCGCCTCAGTGTGTCTAGCCTCGAGGTTACCTGGCGCTCTGCACACCTTCGCCATGCTCAGCTGTGCCCTGCTGGTGTTTGCCCTGTGGCCCTGcctgctgcagaggctgaggGAGAACGCTCCCAGCCAGTTTACTGGgttgtgtgtgggagtgtgtatCGGGGGGGTGGGTGGTCTGGGGTCCCAGTGGCCAGGGGGAGCCGTGCTCTTAGCCCTGGCCTTAGGGAGTGTAACTTTGCTCTGCCCGCTGCTGCTCGTCAGGCTGCAGAGGCACAAGGACAACATCCATGGACCCTGGGATGAGGCTGAGATTCGCGAGGACCTCAGCCACTTCCTTCACTAA